In the Leptospira bourretii genome, one interval contains:
- a CDS encoding helix-turn-helix domain-containing protein: METEIDSFSATTENERNVDEVLTVVLGETLKRRRLELGLSMEKLSQLSTVSRGMLGLIESGKTTPSIGILWKLSKSLRIPIGEMIPDLFAQSPRFIGANEGRRWISPKNTAESRVFYQEERDRLSIVEWKLATGKLTQFGHLPTAFDIKIYQVSGQSKIKLKTKELFLETSDSAFFPISELESIENDSPEESKFLWIASKKVR; the protein is encoded by the coding sequence ATGGAAACAGAAATTGATAGTTTTTCGGCCACAACAGAAAACGAAAGAAATGTAGACGAAGTTTTGACGGTTGTTCTTGGAGAAACCTTAAAACGGCGAAGGCTTGAGTTAGGGTTATCAATGGAAAAACTCTCCCAGCTATCAACCGTAAGCCGGGGTATGCTCGGACTCATTGAGTCGGGCAAAACCACTCCAAGCATTGGAATTTTATGGAAATTATCCAAATCACTCAGGATTCCCATTGGAGAAATGATTCCCGATTTATTTGCACAATCTCCTCGGTTTATTGGAGCAAACGAAGGAAGACGTTGGATTTCCCCCAAAAATACAGCAGAATCTCGCGTTTTTTACCAGGAAGAAAGGGACCGTTTGAGCATTGTTGAATGGAAACTGGCAACTGGGAAACTCACTCAATTCGGACATTTGCCAACGGCATTTGATATCAAAATCTACCAAGTGAGCGGACAATCCAAAATTAAACTAAAAACAAAAGAGTTATTTTTAGAAACATCTGACAGTGCTTTTTTCCCAATTTCAGAATTGGAATCGATTGAAAATGACTCCCCAGAAGAATCCAAATTCCTTTGGATCGCCTCAAAAAAGGTAAGGTAA
- a CDS encoding DUF4395 domain-containing protein produces MKIGYYPDVVNENVTRIVASTVVFLGVIAILFPNAYVLGLLLLGFSLRLSYGPKFEPFAFFTSRYLVPWLGISFVGAAGPPKRFAQLIGFLFSLSAIGFFILGYSFAYQITLATLVFFASLESFLGWCAGCFVFGLLMKLGIIPEEICERCNNLNFNK; encoded by the coding sequence ATGAAAATTGGATACTATCCGGATGTGGTCAATGAAAATGTCACAAGAATTGTTGCTTCAACTGTTGTATTCCTCGGCGTCATCGCTATCTTATTTCCGAATGCCTATGTTCTTGGACTCCTGTTACTTGGATTTTCTCTGCGATTGAGTTATGGACCAAAGTTTGAACCATTTGCTTTTTTTACTTCTCGGTATTTGGTGCCATGGCTTGGAATCTCTTTTGTAGGAGCGGCAGGACCACCAAAACGATTTGCGCAGTTGATTGGATTTCTCTTTAGTTTGAGTGCAATTGGATTCTTTATTTTGGGTTATTCCTTCGCTTACCAAATCACTCTTGCGACTCTTGTTTTTTTTGCTTCACTCGAATCTTTTTTAGGATGGTGTGCTGGTTGTTTTGTCTTTGGTTTACTGATGAAACTGGGAATCATTCCAGAAGAAATTTGTGAACGATGCAACAACCTAAACTTCAATAAATAA
- a CDS encoding sulfurtransferase, which produces MKVFRGYGIYLFSLSLFWAFWLQLTAEPKVQPGESKETPWFLSEESSYPFTEFTILDTRSSLQRWKNKVPGSKVITWEELSRTDFPHKGELLELKLVRKKINDLGIKLNDSILVLGDGASGWGEEGRIVWSLREAGFTQAYWLDGGYETYEKEIRKKTNLKSENNINPTPKPSKPNSNISYTIQKEELLKGLSSKEYQILDTREPREFSGATPYGESRGGHIPGAKSVFYQELFDAKGQIKSKAEVELYLKRLGIQKEKPVVAYCTGGVRSAFVVGILRTYGYNAYNYAGSMWEWSHDPNLPLETGN; this is translated from the coding sequence ATGAAAGTATTCCGTGGTTATGGGATTTATCTATTTTCTTTGTCTCTGTTCTGGGCTTTTTGGCTTCAATTGACGGCAGAGCCCAAGGTCCAGCCAGGAGAATCCAAAGAAACCCCTTGGTTTCTTTCCGAAGAATCCTCGTATCCATTCACAGAATTTACCATTCTCGACACACGTTCCTCCTTACAACGTTGGAAAAATAAAGTTCCCGGTTCCAAAGTCATTACATGGGAAGAGTTATCAAGAACTGATTTCCCGCATAAGGGGGAATTGTTGGAATTAAAATTGGTACGTAAAAAAATCAATGATTTAGGAATCAAACTTAACGACAGCATTCTTGTGTTAGGTGATGGTGCGAGTGGATGGGGAGAAGAGGGGCGTATTGTTTGGAGTCTACGTGAAGCAGGGTTTACACAAGCCTATTGGTTGGATGGTGGATATGAAACCTATGAAAAGGAAATTCGAAAGAAAACAAATTTAAAGTCAGAAAATAATATAAACCCGACTCCTAAACCTTCTAAACCAAATTCCAATATATCCTATACAATCCAAAAAGAGGAACTTCTGAAAGGATTATCCTCAAAAGAATATCAAATCCTTGATACTCGCGAGCCGAGAGAATTTTCTGGAGCCACACCGTATGGCGAGTCCCGTGGGGGGCATATTCCGGGAGCAAAGTCAGTATTTTACCAAGAGTTATTCGATGCAAAAGGCCAAATCAAATCGAAGGCCGAGGTGGAGCTTTATTTAAAACGGTTGGGAATCCAAAAAGAAAAACCGGTCGTTGCTTATTGCACTGGTGGGGTTCGATCCGCTTTTGTCGTTGGAATTCTTCGCACCTATGGTTATAATGCTTATAACTATGCGGGATCTATGTGGGAATGGTCTCACGACCCAAATCTTCCTTTGGAAACTGGAAATTGA
- a CDS encoding rhodanese: MKTNLVSKLIALITAGFIGACGGANKNNDTQSLLLAALALSSGIKVNSAAELAKESNDDYNLNEYGLITPSTLGKWVNNWAGTKPAGINGKLVILQNGASATVGKEYIAGNGNDVVVYSFTFADGASALDGGDGFSQKRNSGLSDTVSIIANGTKVDSILNRYGIDPINDLVVFVSSANANSHVQGTLRGFYTFRYWGFDAKNLAFLNGTLPRLAVTDGNFVPFSSTTNTPPGFTNRYSVRSLRVDNTILMLPLEDVIKAVKSPNNVTVTGLTSSVFVSDARSSSGTSNEYNGVIKSTTSEVAGKYVGFEGRIKGAKEVKWTDLLDTEFRFKSKADLKAYYDGKGYQAGQTAIQLCRTNNRSQVTGFSYIAILGYPSTYYDGSWIEWGSLTGGGPAPKLPSDSPFRTDIPELSEVITYNVAGDVDPSLPTNLNTFATTSRKIVEEDKAYKR, encoded by the coding sequence ATGAAAACCAATTTAGTTTCCAAACTGATTGCTCTTATTACCGCGGGGTTCATCGGAGCCTGCGGTGGAGCCAATAAGAATAACGACACCCAAAGTTTACTCCTAGCAGCCCTTGCCCTTTCTTCAGGAATCAAGGTCAACAGCGCAGCAGAGTTAGCCAAAGAATCTAACGATGATTACAATCTCAACGAGTATGGCCTTATCACTCCATCAACTTTAGGCAAATGGGTGAACAATTGGGCAGGAACAAAACCTGCTGGTATCAATGGTAAATTGGTTATCCTACAAAATGGTGCCAGTGCCACAGTCGGAAAAGAATACATCGCCGGAAATGGAAACGATGTTGTTGTCTATAGTTTTACATTTGCTGATGGGGCAAGTGCTCTTGATGGCGGTGATGGATTTAGTCAAAAAAGAAATAGTGGACTTAGTGATACAGTTTCCATCATTGCAAACGGAACAAAAGTTGATTCGATTTTAAATCGTTATGGAATTGATCCAATCAATGACTTAGTAGTTTTTGTTTCTTCTGCCAATGCCAATAGCCACGTCCAAGGAACACTCAGAGGATTTTATACTTTCCGTTATTGGGGATTTGATGCAAAAAACTTAGCATTCCTCAATGGAACACTCCCTCGACTTGCAGTCACTGATGGAAATTTTGTTCCTTTCAGCTCAACTACAAATACACCTCCGGGTTTCACAAATCGTTATTCTGTTCGTTCACTCAGAGTAGACAATACAATTCTTATGTTGCCTTTGGAAGATGTCATTAAAGCGGTAAAATCACCGAACAACGTTACTGTAACTGGTCTTACCTCTAGTGTATTTGTTTCTGATGCACGTTCTTCTTCGGGAACAAGCAATGAGTACAATGGTGTGATCAAAAGTACAACTTCTGAAGTAGCTGGAAAATATGTTGGTTTTGAAGGAAGAATCAAAGGAGCAAAAGAAGTAAAGTGGACTGATTTACTCGATACGGAATTCCGATTCAAATCCAAAGCAGATTTAAAAGCATACTATGATGGGAAAGGATACCAAGCGGGACAAACTGCTATCCAACTTTGCAGAACAAATAACAGATCACAGGTGACTGGATTTTCTTACATCGCTATCCTTGGATATCCTTCTACATACTATGATGGAAGTTGGATTGAATGGGGAAGTTTGACTGGTGGAGGACCTGCACCAAAATTACCTTCGGATTCTCCGTTCAGAACAG